One region of Arthrobacter sp. StoSoilB22 genomic DNA includes:
- a CDS encoding hydroxyacid dehydrogenase, translating into MNRPLAAAFAMSADVAGRLFTSTLLGSIDPSKIRVLDSQPMTTFTDARANGILARTEILITGWGCPPLTAEVLDQAPMLQYVLHAAGTVKDHITEEVWDRGIQVSSAAVANSIPVAEYTLAMILLANKKVLQLSAAYAKEQGALPAEDLFPSLGNYRKTVGVIGASKIGRLVLQKLHGFDFHILITDPYLTPAEAESLGAELTDLETLLANSDVISLNAPDLPDTQNLLNKERLGLIRPGATLINTARGALVDHEALRARILNGDLYAILDVTTPWVLPPGDLLYNHPNVLMSPHIAGSMGTELERLAAAALDEAARAAAHLDLRYPVAASDLARTA; encoded by the coding sequence GTGAACAGGCCACTCGCCGCGGCCTTCGCCATGTCCGCAGATGTAGCCGGCAGGCTTTTCACCTCCACCCTGCTTGGTTCAATTGACCCAAGCAAGATTCGGGTGCTGGACAGCCAACCGATGACGACCTTCACGGATGCCAGGGCCAACGGAATACTCGCCCGCACGGAGATCCTCATTACGGGCTGGGGTTGCCCGCCCCTCACCGCTGAAGTCCTGGACCAAGCACCTATGCTGCAATACGTGCTGCACGCCGCCGGCACTGTCAAGGATCACATCACCGAAGAAGTATGGGACAGAGGCATCCAAGTCAGCTCAGCCGCCGTCGCAAATTCGATACCAGTAGCTGAATACACACTCGCCATGATCCTGCTGGCCAACAAGAAGGTCCTGCAGCTCTCAGCTGCCTATGCCAAGGAGCAAGGCGCACTGCCAGCCGAGGACTTGTTCCCTTCCCTTGGCAATTACAGGAAAACAGTCGGGGTCATCGGAGCCTCAAAGATCGGTCGCTTGGTCCTGCAGAAACTCCACGGTTTCGACTTCCACATTCTCATAACGGACCCTTACCTCACCCCCGCAGAAGCCGAAAGTCTTGGCGCTGAACTGACGGATTTGGAAACGCTCCTGGCCAACAGCGACGTTATCTCCCTTAATGCACCCGATCTCCCCGATACGCAGAACCTGCTGAACAAAGAAAGACTCGGACTGATCCGCCCCGGCGCCACCCTGATCAACACTGCCAGAGGCGCCCTGGTGGACCACGAGGCCCTGCGTGCCCGGATCCTTAACGGCGACTTGTACGCCATTCTCGACGTGACCACGCCTTGGGTCCTCCCGCCCGGCGATCTTCTCTACAACCATCCCAACGTGCTGATGTCGCCACACATCGCAGGGTCCATGGGCACGGAATTGGAACGCCTCGCAGCAGCCGCACTTGACGAAGCTGCCCGCGCGGCCGCACATCTGGACCTGCGCTACCCAGTAGCCGCATCGGACCTGGCCAGGACGGCCTGA
- a CDS encoding multicopper oxidase domain-containing protein, with product MARCQPLRQRSPGETFDYECTLPADHPPGTYWYHPRHHGHAADQVAGCLCGAIVVEDTEPIPVTKERVMVISDLSLDADGNLARPDRSSMPAPPGTCDCPLTDSRSACSAVTSAICRSLRKLQRWFSHRATGWNCS from the coding sequence GTGGCCCGGTGCCAACCCCTTCGTCAGCGTAGCCCGGGCGAAACATTCGACTACGAGTGCACACTCCCTGCTGACCACCCACCGGGCACTTACTGGTACCACCCCCGTCACCACGGCCATGCTGCCGACCAAGTGGCCGGTTGTCTCTGCGGCGCGATAGTGGTGGAGGACACCGAACCGATTCCAGTCACGAAGGAAAGGGTGATGGTGATCTCCGATTTGTCCCTCGACGCCGACGGCAACCTTGCCCGGCCGGACCGATCATCAATGCCTGCCCCTCCCGGTACCTGCGATTGTCCCTTGACGGACAGCAGGTCCGCCTGCTCAGCCGTGACATCGGCTATTTGCCGGAGCCTGAGGAAGTTACAGAGGTGGTTCTCGCACCGGGCAACCGGGTGGAACTGCTCGTGA
- a CDS encoding phosphoketolase family protein has protein sequence MSLEENATATHAESKEENFDLLHRYWSAANYLTVGQIYLQENPLLREPLQVQHIKPRLLGHWGTSPGLSLIYAHLNRLIRRTNAEVLFVAGPGHGGPAVVANTYLEGSYSEVYPAVGKDVEGLRRLVRQFSTPGGIASHVGPATPGSIHEGGELGYSLMHATGAAMDNPDLIIACVVGDGEAETGPLEGSWKAPSFINPCRDGAVLPILHLNGYKISGPTVLGLHTNLEVASLLEAHGWDPVIVSGDDPDRVHPALASALDAAYASIRTIQSRARTEGVAGPARWPAIILRTPKGWTGPVTVDGKPVEGTHRSHQVPLAGVSKNPDHLKQLEAWMRSYRPEELFDADGRLIPELAQLAPEGDLRMGALPASRGDGGHDLVIPGLDQYAIEAVPRGAVMHESTRPLGEMLRDIYTGTAEDPRFRLFCPDETNSNRLGAVFEATDRCLLEPVAALADDHVSASGRVMEVLSEHLCQGWLEGYVLTGRHGLFASYEAFAMVSASMTIQHAKWLQHARELEWRKPVPSLNILLTSTCWRNDHNGFSHQGPGLIDTVLSLSSTVIRVYFPPDANTLLVTAEHMLNSKDYVNLVVIDKQEHLQYLTLEEARKHAAVGASTWDWAGNEASGTPAAQRPDIVLACAGDVPTQETLAASWLLRKYVPDMSVRVVNVMDAMVLPPPDTHPHGLAGEKFEELFTADVDVVMAWHGYARALHQLLHGRPHPERFHVRGYNEQGTTTTPFDMVVLNKVSRYHLVMEALRRAHGQFAGADQLLQHCRSQLEDHARYIREHFEDLPEIRDWVWTQQ, from the coding sequence ATGAGCCTGGAAGAGAACGCCACCGCTACCCATGCTGAGTCCAAAGAAGAGAACTTTGACCTCCTGCACCGGTATTGGTCCGCGGCCAATTATCTGACCGTTGGCCAGATCTACCTGCAGGAAAACCCCCTGCTCCGGGAACCGCTGCAAGTACAGCACATCAAACCCAGACTACTGGGTCACTGGGGAACAAGTCCCGGATTGTCTCTGATCTACGCGCACCTCAACCGCCTTATCCGTCGCACAAATGCGGAAGTTCTGTTCGTGGCCGGTCCCGGCCACGGGGGACCCGCCGTCGTCGCCAATACCTATCTGGAGGGCAGCTACTCGGAGGTTTATCCCGCCGTTGGCAAAGACGTCGAAGGGTTGCGGAGGCTGGTCCGGCAGTTCTCGACCCCGGGAGGCATCGCCAGCCACGTCGGCCCCGCCACCCCCGGTTCCATTCATGAAGGCGGCGAGTTGGGCTACTCCCTGATGCATGCCACCGGAGCGGCCATGGACAATCCGGACCTGATCATTGCCTGCGTGGTGGGTGACGGGGAGGCCGAAACCGGTCCTCTGGAGGGCTCGTGGAAGGCGCCCTCGTTCATCAATCCATGCAGGGATGGTGCTGTGCTTCCAATACTCCACCTCAACGGGTACAAGATCTCCGGCCCCACCGTGCTGGGCCTTCATACGAACCTGGAGGTAGCATCACTGCTGGAGGCCCACGGCTGGGATCCCGTCATCGTCTCCGGCGACGACCCAGACCGCGTCCACCCCGCCCTCGCCTCAGCGTTGGACGCAGCCTACGCATCGATCCGGACAATCCAGTCCCGCGCCCGCACAGAAGGAGTCGCCGGTCCCGCACGATGGCCGGCCATCATCCTACGCACCCCCAAAGGGTGGACAGGACCGGTGACAGTGGACGGAAAGCCCGTAGAAGGAACACACCGCTCCCACCAAGTCCCCCTGGCGGGCGTCAGCAAAAACCCCGATCACCTCAAGCAACTTGAGGCGTGGATGCGTTCGTACCGGCCGGAAGAACTGTTCGACGCCGACGGCCGGCTGATTCCCGAACTCGCGCAACTCGCCCCTGAAGGCGATCTGCGCATGGGGGCGTTGCCGGCCAGCCGTGGCGATGGAGGCCATGATCTGGTGATTCCAGGGCTCGATCAGTACGCCATAGAGGCCGTTCCCCGCGGTGCCGTGATGCATGAGAGCACCAGACCGTTGGGGGAAATGCTCCGGGATATCTACACCGGTACGGCCGAGGACCCAAGGTTCCGCCTCTTCTGCCCCGACGAAACCAACAGCAACAGGCTCGGCGCAGTATTCGAAGCCACCGACAGGTGCCTCCTGGAACCGGTAGCCGCGCTCGCCGACGATCATGTGTCCGCCAGCGGACGCGTGATGGAAGTCCTCTCCGAACACCTTTGCCAAGGGTGGCTGGAAGGATATGTGCTGACCGGACGCCACGGACTGTTTGCCAGCTACGAGGCGTTTGCGATGGTAAGTGCTTCCATGACCATCCAGCACGCCAAATGGCTCCAACATGCACGGGAACTGGAGTGGCGGAAGCCCGTTCCGAGTCTGAACATCCTGCTGACCTCCACTTGCTGGCGGAACGATCACAACGGCTTCAGTCATCAAGGCCCGGGTCTCATCGACACCGTCCTGTCCCTGTCCAGTACAGTCATCCGCGTCTATTTCCCTCCCGATGCGAACACTCTGCTGGTCACCGCGGAACACATGCTGAACAGCAAGGACTACGTGAATCTGGTGGTCATCGATAAACAGGAACATCTTCAGTACCTGACCCTCGAGGAGGCACGGAAGCACGCAGCTGTGGGTGCATCCACCTGGGATTGGGCTGGAAATGAAGCTTCTGGAACTCCGGCCGCCCAGAGACCGGACATTGTCCTCGCATGTGCCGGTGATGTTCCCACACAGGAAACATTGGCGGCGTCATGGTTGCTGAGGAAGTATGTCCCCGACATGTCCGTCCGGGTAGTCAACGTCATGGATGCCATGGTCCTGCCACCTCCGGACACGCATCCGCATGGGCTGGCAGGGGAAAAGTTCGAGGAACTCTTCACCGCCGACGTGGACGTTGTGATGGCGTGGCATGGTTACGCGAGGGCCCTGCATCAACTCCTGCACGGCCGCCCGCACCCCGAGCGGTTCCATGTTCGTGGTTACAACGAGCAAGGCACCACCACCACTCCGTTCGACATGGTGGTCCTTAATAAGGTCAGCCGGTACCACTTGGTGATGGAAGCACTACGCCGGGCACATGGGCAGTTTGCCGGGGCAGACCAACTGCTGCAGCATTGCAGGTCGCAGTTGGAGGACCACGCCAGGTATATCCGCGAGCACTTTGAGGACCTCCCTGAAATCAGGGACTGGGTGTGGACGCAGCAGTAG
- a CDS encoding multicopper oxidase domain-containing protein, whose protein sequence is MAFDDFPGRTVFHCHILDHEDQGMLTTVQAT, encoded by the coding sequence GTGGCATTCGATGACTTCCCCGGCCGCACCGTTTTCCATTGCCACATCCTCGATCACGAAGACCAAGGCATGCTGACCACTGTCCAAGCGACCTGA
- a CDS encoding carbohydrate ABC transporter permease encodes MSILEKPRSEARQTNAANSRPRKKLRVSARSTVAVNGLLVLGSLYMILPILWLVLASLKNVQDLYSSGILELGNIALLDNLIALFQENDGIFAKWMLNSFLYAGIGAVVGGLISVMAGYAFDKFKFRGRSKLFGFVLVGVLIPNTATVLPLYMLFSTMNLTNSIWSIILPALCNPFSVYLARIFSQSYIPDETLEASRMDGAGPIRTFVSIAVPMIGPGFVTIALFQFVAIWNNYMLPLVMLNTQELFPVSLGMALWQGYTSGNPEYSVLVITGALMSVIPLLLAFTMLQRFWKSGLSAGAVK; translated from the coding sequence ATGAGCATTCTCGAGAAACCCCGTTCCGAAGCGCGCCAAACAAATGCTGCCAACAGCCGGCCCCGGAAAAAGCTAAGGGTCAGCGCCAGAAGCACCGTAGCCGTCAACGGGCTCCTGGTCCTCGGAAGCCTCTATATGATCCTGCCGATCTTGTGGCTTGTCCTGGCATCGCTAAAGAATGTTCAGGACCTGTACTCCAGCGGCATATTGGAACTAGGCAACATCGCCCTCCTGGACAACCTCATCGCACTATTCCAAGAGAACGACGGCATCTTTGCCAAATGGATGCTCAACAGTTTCCTCTATGCCGGCATCGGCGCTGTCGTCGGCGGCTTGATCTCCGTGATGGCCGGCTACGCTTTCGACAAGTTCAAGTTCAGGGGTCGCAGCAAACTGTTCGGGTTCGTGCTTGTGGGTGTCCTGATTCCCAACACAGCTACAGTTCTCCCGCTCTACATGCTTTTCTCCACTATGAACCTCACGAACAGCATCTGGTCGATCATTCTTCCGGCACTGTGCAATCCCTTCAGCGTTTACCTTGCCCGGATCTTCAGCCAGTCCTACATTCCTGACGAGACCCTAGAGGCTTCCCGTATGGACGGCGCCGGGCCGATCAGGACGTTTGTCTCGATTGCCGTCCCGATGATTGGTCCCGGCTTCGTCACCATCGCGTTGTTCCAGTTCGTTGCGATCTGGAACAACTACATGCTCCCCTTGGTAATGCTCAACACCCAGGAGCTGTTCCCCGTCTCCTTGGGCATGGCTTTGTGGCAGGGGTACACCAGCGGCAACCCGGAATACAGCGTCCTGGTCATAACCGGGGCCCTCATGTCCGTGATACCCCTCTTACTGGCATTCACCATGCTCCAACGATTCTGGAAGTCAGGCCTCTCAGCAGGAGCGGTGAAGTGA